The genomic window CCAGGACTGCGCTTCTCCGGTTTCCTCCCCTTGCCACGTTCATGATCCATGATGGCACCGAGGTGATCGGCATCCTGGCCTCGGCGACGGCGCCTGAAGAATACCATGGCGATAACGGCGACAATGGCGACACAGATAAGGCTGATGCCAATGCCGATACCAGCTTTGGCTCCAGAGCTGAGACTGTCTCCCCCGGCCTGGGGTTCCGAAGGTTCTGAGACGACGGTTGTGGGGGCCGTCGAGGTTGTTTCTGCTCGAAGCTGCAGATGTTTCTGCCGGCCGGTCGTTGTAGTTGTCCGTCTCGGCGCGGCAGGTACGGGTACGGGCGTCGATATTGAGACTATCGGCGAAGTGCCGGTCGCTGGGCGCTGATTCGTCAAGACCACAAACCTATCGCTAACGTCTCCACAATCCCCAGACTCTGAGGTGAGCTCGAACCAGCAGGGAGCGTTGGTGGAGGAAAAGTTCAGTTGAAGGCGAGCGGAGCCGTTGAACGGGCTGGCATGGCGGGTGCTGAGCTCTGAAGGGGTGGTACAAATATCACATCAGTCAGCAACCTGGCAGTGGTGACAGCGGGCGTGCAGAAGGGGGCAAGCCACTATCGAGAAGTAGGGGGGAAGTGCTGTGCTTGGCACCTCAgcccgagagagagagagaaaggaagTGGTGGGGTGTGAGACTCGAAAGGAGATGGAAGTGGAAAGAAACAACTGACTCTGGACGGCTGCTTTGCCGTCTTGACCTCCACACCAACACGACAGAGTGGGATTGGCAAGGGTGGACCGGTACGAGACGGTCAGGATGTCGAGATGATAGAAGAAGTCGAGGTTCTTGGGAAAGAGAAAGTCGGCTCCGCACTTGTTCGCGGTCGTTGTGGAAGCGGGTGCGCTTGCGacggcgccgccgccaggtCCAGAAGCTGCTGTCAGCAGACTCGGGCTTCTCGTTAGGATGGTGtccgccgtcgccgtcgccatcgccatcacggCCGAGGAGCCAGGAAGGAGAGGCGAGATTATGGTTTCAAAAGACACATTTGCAACAGGATCACGCAAATAGCAGCAAACAAACACTTTGGTGGAGAGAGTGACGCCCAAAAGAGACACAAGAATCAGAGGAGTACCcgacaaaagaagaaggacagggGAGGGGTGCTGTGGTCTGGGTGGTCGGTGTTCTGAAGGGAAGGAAAGCCGGGTGACAGGCCGTCGATGGGCTGAAGAACAGCGGGATGGGATTGGATGGCAGCAGCCAAGACCGCCCCCAATCTCTCGGGACCCCGTCCGGCTGCCCTACGAAGCACAGAAGACCATCGCGATGCCACCCCAGCGGGCTGTTGGTACTTGGTCTTCGGTCTTGGTTCTCTTGCTTGTTTCTGCGGCAGTTCCTTGAAGACAAATGCTGCGCGCCGCCATCTCGCTTGCCCTGCCCACTGCGACTCGTTCGTTGCAGTGTTGATGCGCCCAAGATGCCCCAACCAGTCAAGACGCTGCCCGGCGCCCAGCCTTTGGAGAGACAAGTGTATCAGCCCCGACCCGCGTCTCGTCTCGTCTCGTCCTGGTGAGGTCTGCCAGGGCCTCCGAATGGTGGGGTGACTCTTGGGGCGAGGCTCTGTGCCGGCTACTTGCATGCCACAGTGTTACAACTTCGTGATGGCGAGGCTTTCTTGCTCTGCATGTCTTGCCGTCTCTCCACAGCGAGCTCGTGAGAACTGTATGCCCATCATATCATAGAAAAGTGAGACCGAGAGATGTTGCCGTACCTTGTCTGACAGAATCTGTAAGTGAGGGTGCCAACAAAAGCCAACGCGCGCTTCTCGCTTCGCCCTGAGCCATATTTAGCTGAACGGTTCTCCACCGACGCTCACGTGGGGCGCATAGCGTCCAACCGGGACAAGGGTGATTGGATGGTTGAGCGCGTGGGATTTCAGCTGAATGATCGAAACCTCAAACAGTCTCCCCGAGAGGAGAAGATATGCGCATGGCTTGATGATTCCATCACAGCACCTGGAGCCAGGAGGCATGGCAAATTCCCGGTCCGAAGGCCGCGCCCATGGCCGGGGCAGCCCGCTCCGTGCGGGTCCTCCCAGAATCCTCGCTGTCGTACAAAATGGATGATGAATGGACTGCCGAAAAGATCAGACATCTTCCTGCAAGAACAAAACGTGGTCAGCTTATTCCGGGCACCCGACGTCAATTGGTTCCCGACTTTTTCTTTGAGATCTGACACGGTCAGCCCTATAGCTGCTGCCATCCGGCCCACTTCTCGTTGTCTAGCGTCCGGGGCATTCAGCATTGCCAGGTCTACACATGGCTGGCTGATGACAAAGAGTCCGTAGTTGTAGACATATACATCCATGTTGAACTTTGGCAGAACACTGACTGCCAGCATCCTATGTCGACGTGCTTGTGTAAGCCGGGTCCCTTGgcccgccgcctccacaTCTTCCGGCCCTCATTCCGCCTTCCGTTACCCGACGACAAGCGCAGCTATCATTATCGCCgacgacccctcccccaccttgtGCCGGCATCAACGCCgatatcaacatcaccaccagtgACCCTATTTACATCCGCACCAACCCCAGGTTTTTACTGCAGGTCTTTCCAAACAGTAAGCCCTATACTCGGTAGAAAACAGCCCACCATGGCCGCCGAAAACACCTCCAACTGGGAGTCCAAAATCCAACGCAACCCTCACCCCGACTTCAAAGCCGTTGAAgcctcccgccccccctttgacaccaccaaaaccttTTCCTACACCCAAACACCCCAGCCCTCCTGGACATTTGGTGCTGGcgccaaccacctctccacccgACAAGACAAAGAGaaaccccaccgccaaaTCGACCCCTACTCCCCCACCCGCCCAGCCCACCTCAACTACAAACTCCTCATCTCAGCCATCGTCCCCCGTCCCATCGCCTTCGTCTCAACAGTCTCCCCCGATGGCAAAGTAaccaacctcgccccctTCAGTTACTTCACCGTCATCTCCCACGACCCCcctctcttcatcatcggctTTGCCTCCTCCCTGGTGAACCCTGACCCCACCAAAGCAAAGGACACCCTCCGCCAGCTTGACGAAGTAAAAGAGtgcaccatcaacatcattTCTGAAAGCTTCCTCGAGGCGGCGAAttccaccgccatcaacgcGCCGTACGGGGTGTCAGAGTGGGATGTTAGCGGTCTGACGCCCGTGTATGATTGCGAGCATGTCAAGGcgccgagggtgaaggaggcggttTTCAGCATTGAGGGCAAGTTGGAGAGTctgagggggtttgagagCAAGAGCACGCCTGGGAAGGTGAGCAGTACCAtggcggtggttgagggtgtcaagttctgggcgagggaggatgcGATcaatgaggaggggagtttGCTGGATATTGAGGTTTTGAGGCCGATAAGCAGGTTGGGCGGGATCACCTATGGGCGGGTGACGGAGGGCATGGAGCTGCCGAGGCCGGATTTTGCGAAAGATCTTGGGGGCCACGAGGGGGCGGCcaagttggagaggagggagcaggTGAACTGAGGATGAGTCGAGTATAAACGGGTATATAGACATTGATAAGATGATAGATCATGTTTGGCATAGATTATGCGAATGCATAAAAGGCCTACCTGGTCGATGGCGCCTTCCCTGGTTGTGTGGTAGAAGGGGGTTCCATCCTCAGTCTAACGAATGTGAGTTGTTCCTGCCGTAAGTATACAAATGCCACCCACCCTACGAGACTGGGAAGGTTCAGGCCCAAGTCCGTCTGATGTCGTCGATATAGGTATTCACAACAGATGTTTTAACAAAGTCATCTCATCCGTAAGCTACACATATCTTGTTCACTTTCGTTGCCGACATCAATATATCTTCCTTCGTTTATTGACATTATCTACCACCACTCGTTATCATCCGTCCACCTGCCAATCAGGCATTGGACAGCCATCTTCCGTCGGGGACACTCGTTTTGCCATCATGacatccacccccaacacTCACCGCGGcgttcctccttctccatccaCGCCAGTCTTACAAGCTCCAGCAACCGAGAAGAAagccccccttcctccactccctccacctcgccagcaccaacccccacaTCAACTCTTCACTTGCACATTTTGCTAGCggctctcctccccttcgccTTGGAATTCAAAACCTCACGTTCTCGGCTCCTCGGCCCGTTTAGCATGCCACGCCTGCTACatagccatcaccaacctggCAATATGCTGGGTCTGCAACGAAATGGTCTTCCGCGGGGAGGACTGTGTCAGCTTGGGGTGGTGCTTCTGGCACAAGGCATGCTACGGGTGTTTATTCTGCGGGTGCAAAAATGTGGTCAGGGGAACACCGCTCAAGGAATGGTTTGAGGACGATGGAACtggagaggaggacaaggcgaaggaggtggacaCGGTACCGATGTGTATCAACTGTTTGGTTGATGTGCAAGATCAGCAGGGTGCAGAGGGAGAACAAGTGAacgaggccgaggtggtACAGAAGGCGCTGAgaaaggtggagagggccgaGGGGGATAATGGGCTGGCGAGGGgcaggtgggaggggttgagaaAGGGGTAtaatgagaagaagattcATTTGCATAGGCGGGTCAATGAGGAGGGGGCAAGGTCGGATtttgatgagggaggtgatcaGGGGAATGACCAGACGACTATTTACGTGTCGCTGTCTGACCCGCTGGGAGAGACATCGTTTCGACCGAGTCCGACAAAAGGGATTCCGTCTTTCTTACAGCCTTCGCCCGCCTCGCCGGTTCAGTCTTCTCATCAAGTTCCTGTCCCAACGCAGCAAGAGTCCCGGATCAGGCGCCACAATGTCCGTTCGTACTCTTCGAGGGTCAGCAACAACTCCCACGCATCCACCGTCCGTCTCGAAGATCGGCATTTCTCTACTTCGGATAGCAACAAGACGCAGTACCCTCACAGCGAGATGTTAGAGGTGCCTTCACTCCAAAACACACCACCCACAAGCAGCCCACGACGATTTATCCACCGCGATGCACCATTCGTCTCTAACCAgactctcccctcctcgcccatcCAAAGAGAAGCAGCCCCCAAAGACAGCCTGTCACACAACTCAACCACGTTCTCCTCATACGAAACCCCCCCAGAGTACCCTTCTTCCCCCGTCTCATCATCAGGCCGACAAAGCCAAAGTTTAGGAGCTGACGACCCCTTCACTAAGATCGACTCGAGGATGAACCGAGCCACCTCCTACAACCTATTCCCTACAGCATCACACACAGGCGGGACATCGACAAGACAGTACTCCTCCTACCATTCCCTCCGTTCAAACCCATCCGCAAGAGTAGAACCCCCCGTGATGTCGATCCACATCCACCGAACCAACCCAAGGATGTCAACCGAGTATCTCCAGCCCCAGCGGCAAGCTCACCAGTCGAGGTCATCACCACAGTtgcagccaccaccagcgctgTCGATCACgccaatcaccaccccaccgGCACCTGTTGTTCTTATTGGGAATAACACAACACCCACTAACAACCCCAAACAGGGTTTCCTCCGGCGGACAGTCTCTGGAAGAAAACGACAAAAGTTTCCTcgaggagaggatgaagaggcaCGCATGGCAAGAATTAGCACAGGGCAGAATGGTAGCCTGGCTACCGCGCCAGCAGTGAAAGTAGAGCCCAGCGATGGACGGGTTCAAACCCCGGAGATGgtggccaccaccgccaccaccgtcaccaccgtcaccaccacaagagGTCACCAAGAAATAGGGCAGACGATCCCTATCGGTGCCCTTGGGGGAAGAGAtgagaaaaaggggggaagcGGCGGTAGTGGTGGTAGTGGCAGCGGGAATGGGGGGAGCAGTAGCAAGAGGAGAAGTGTACAAGCCGACCTTTTGAGGAGGTTTTTTGGACGATGACTCAAACAACTGATAGAGATATGAGTAGGTATCAAGACAACACATAACTACATCTCCAATGATGAAAAAGCAGCAGCTCGTGCAAAAAATAGCTCTCAAGTTGATAATCCTACAGAACTCCCATGCTCATCAGACAAGCCCAATCCCCAGCCTATTAACGCCattttccccccttcttcataTGAAAATTTCTCCCGTTGTCCCAaaggccgccgctgccgccgccttAAACTCCCCTCAAATGATGACGTGTAATGTATCGTTACAAGTGAATATAAAAAAGCAACCCAGATAACTTATGCACCTTTCCCACTCCCCTAACAATACCAGTATCAACTCCCAAGGAAGCTTTTCTTCGTCAAGGCTAACTAAGAATGTGGTGTCACCTACAACGCCCCAAAGCTCCCCCGTATCGAAAAGACATCGACTGCCCTATCCCAACAATATGCTTCATCACCGGCAGCAAACGCCAAGTGATTGGCATGGCAACACAAGTCCAAGTGGGAGTGTCTTTACTTCCTCACCTTTGGCCTCGACAAAGCCTGCAACCGACTAAGACTAATCCCACCTCCCGtagtcttcttcttcatcgggCTCGGCGTCCCGGGCGCGCGACCAGGCAAAGCCGCCATCTTCCTAGGACTAGCACTTTGCATCCCCGTCTTCTTCGCGCTCGCGGCAACCAGCCTCGGAGCAAGCAACGCATCCCCCTCGGGAActtgcttcctcttcttggccgcccTATCCGCCGCCTCTCGCTccgcttcttcctcctcctcatccgacgTAACCCGATGTCGCTTCTTGTTCGTCATGCCATGAGGCAGAGCGACAAACACCGTGCGCGGGGCTTCATTCTCCTTGTTTGAAACCGTCGTCGACGATGAAGTGCGGGGGAAGCTGCCAGGCATGTTCTCCGTGGGCAGAATAGATGGGCGGACGGGGCGGATACTAGCTTGCccgggggaggagccgaATGAAGAGGATGGACCGCCGAAgctgatggtgttgtcaCCGCGGAAGGAGAATGTGCCTGGGACGGATGGCTCGGCGGAGGGGGCCTTGGTTTCGGTGGGCGCATCTGGGAGGGGGCGGACGGTGGAGAGGTCGGGGTAAGACACATCCTCGGCGCTCTGCTCAGCCAGGACGCCGTCCAACGATGGGTAATGGACCTCTCCAAGTGGCTGCCTGACAGCGGGAACGGGGACGCCAGACTTGACCGGCGATGGAGAGTTCTGAGCCATCGCAGCATGTTGAGTGTCGGGGGTGAAAGCCACACGCTTAGTGAGCTTGCGGGCAGGGGTGGTCATGGGGACTGGAGGAAGCTCCTTTTCCAGACGAGGAGGGGCTGGTGTCTTGGAACCAAGAGCAGAGGGCATCGGAATAGTGCTTTTAGGCTTCGCAGCACTGGCCTGGGAGCGGCGGAACAGAGACTTGACCTGCTCGAAGCGGCTCTTGGGGGTCTTGACCTCGACGGCCACCTCAGGACTCTTGGGCTCGGCTGTCGAAACACCTGCCTTGGGGCTCTTGAGATCATCAGTGGTAAAAAGCACTGCCTTTGAGCTTTTGACCTCAaccgtcttcgtcgtctcCTTCTCAACGGCAGTAACGGCCGCAATGTTGCTCGTCGTGGCAGACTTGATGAGACCGCCCAGCGCAGGCTTGGAGGGTGAACGCAGAAGCGAGCCACGTACAGGGGTCTTGACAATGGTGCTGCTCGATCGAGCAAGCGAAGATTTGGTTGGGGTCATCAACGATGCAAGATTAGATTTGGACCGAGGTAGGGCCATGTTAGAAGACGACTTGGGCATCGGAATTGCGCTCGCATCTCGTGAAATTGGACGCTTCGTCGTGGCATCGTCCTCGATATGCTGACGAGCACGCTTGATAGGAGACTCGACCTCGTCAACACGCTGATTGGCCTTGGGAATCGTCGAGACTGGAGTGGACTGCTTAGAACGAGCATGCTCGGGTTCGTCGAGATTGGCCTTGGATTGGCTGCGCTTGACGCCTTGTTTGAGTGGTGTAATGCGGTTCGACTGGGCTCTGAAGGCTGAGGGATGGTTTGCGATCGAGTCCATTTTCATGAACTCGTTCATATGGGCTGAGCTGAAACGGCCGGCCTTGCCTTTGGCAGTAGCAATTTTGCGATTGTTAATCTGCTCTTCTTCGGCCTTCTCTGCCTCGCGCTGGGCGGCCATCTCGACTTTGATTTTGGCGGCCTGATCGCGGATTTGGTCCATCATGCGCTGAGCCTCAGGCCCGAGTTTCATATCTAAGTGACCGGGTTGTCTGAATGtaaaagaggaagatgggacTGCAATCTTGGTGGGTGTAGATTGAATGGCGCCGGGAAGTGCATCGCTGCGAGAAGAAGTGGGCTTGACAATGTCGGTGAAGCCTAGACGCAGACCGGACGAAGGTGGCGCCATGGTCGGATGGTATTTGGCAGGATGCATTTCTGTGGCAGGAGGTTTAATGCGAGAAACCTTGCCAGCTGGTGTCGCGGGCAGCTTGGTAGGAGTTGGGCCgggagctggggctggggaCGCAACGACAGCATCAATGTTTTGAACCGCGGCACTCTCGGCGGGAGTGTCATCTCGCTCGGCGACGGCAGCTAGGACTGGTTCCTCATGGGACGGCTTCATCGCCTGAAGTTGCGAAGCACGGGTTAGCGGCATTGTCGTCGAATTTTGGCATGGTTGTctttgtttgtttacttaccCTTTGGGCGCTCGCCAGGCGCGCTGAACGGCGGGCCATGATGTCGGAAGCTCGCTGCGATGGCGGTGCAATGCAGGGGAAATGCGGTCGAAGAAACAGCTATTTTGACAATTTGTCGGTGTTGGAATGTTGGTGGAGAGATGGAAATGATGTCAGGTTGAAGACGCGACAAGGGAAGAGGTGCGACTGTGCCAGCGATGTCTGGTGGGGTGATAATTTTGATTCGCTGGCAGGCCGTTGAAGTAAACAAACCCTTTGATTTTGTGGGCCCGTGTCACCGGCGTGAGGTGAGTTCGTGGCACAGACCAGCTGCTCCCGACTCCCGGCAGTTTGGCACTCGATCAGACTTCCTAAACTCGACGCATACTCGGCTGCACACGAACACTATCGATACTCAACTTAACTCTCCTGAAGCTCAACGACAGTCTATGGCCCCACAGCTACCACCGAAGCCGACAGTAATCATCGCCTTGCTACTCGAGAAGCAAACAATTTGATTATTGCCCTTAGAGCTTACCCTCCAAACGGCCCTCCCAAGCCCAGACAGAGCCAAGTGCCAAAGTCGATATATCCCTCCGCAGCGAGATATCTCGGCCAGAGGTAATATCCAACTGGtcaaacaacacaacacatcCTTCTCTCGAAGAACCTATATACTGTGGTCTTGAGAATTCCGTTTTTCACCGTCTCGAACCCTCACCATGCCCACAGGCCTTCTCAAAAGACACTTTCACCGTTGACGGCACCGTTTGGAAGCTGATACAAGATGTGGTTTCCCAACTGCGGGTATCTTCACCATCGGATCTGGGACCTGCATGGAAGCCCTGATTGATCTTCTTTTCGTCGACGTGCAGACGATAGCTGCGAGAAATATAGGTGGTTGAAACACCACTAACCCCCACGGTCAAAGAATCGATACTGATGAGCGCAAATTTATCGATCAGCTGCGCCATGATTGGAGCTCGACGTCTTGGAACTGCTGGGCGACTGCATCATCACCGGCACCTCTCAGATCGAATTTCCCAGGATGCCGAGTTGAGAAAATGCCGCACCCAGGAAATTGCATCAATCTGGTGCCCCAGACGAGGCTCGAGACGGGGTACGCGACGTTGAAGTCGTCGATATCAGAGGCGGACGAGCGGGGTTGGTGAACTGGTTGTGGCtgacccccaccaccactgctctCCGGTACTGGTGGCGCCACAGGACGCTAGAAACATTCCAGAAGGCGTAGAAGTTGCTTCTCAGTCACATTGCCCGATGCGGTCGACAAGTCCAGACCAATGAGCTTCCCATCCCGCCATCCCATACGAAGCCTCGATGAAGAATGTCCGGCATCTGCATGTCGACCATCTGGTGATTCATGACAGAAGAAATTCTcgctcttcaccacccctccaactgGCCTTCTGGGCGTTCGGTCTCTCTGCCAGCAAGACGAGTATCGGACCAGGGACGAACACTGGTACAACTCTGTTGAACCTGTACAGGCGGTATCGGTCTCAAGATGGAAGTGCGGACTAACAGAATCTCTCGCGATACTCAAGGTTGAGAGTCCTCAGTCCACTCACTGTATGGCTGCCCTCGTATAGGCCTCCGTGAAGCGGATCCTTCCGTGCAAGTTGATGTCATGGGAGGtgaacctcaccaccaagaacaCCTCATCGGCCGGTGAGCTACATCGGTGAACGTTACCAAGGATCGATGAGCTCCTCGGAGATGCACAAAACTCGATGCCTTGGGCGTTGATCCAgcgcc from Podospora pseudoanserina strain CBS 124.78 chromosome 7 map unlocalized CBS124.78p_7.2, whole genome shotgun sequence includes these protein-coding regions:
- a CDS encoding uncharacterized protein (EggNog:ENOG503P0BW); translated protein: MARRSARLASAQRAMKPSHEEPVLAAVAERDDTPAESAAVQNIDAVVASPAPAPGPTPTKLPATPAGKVSRIKPPATEMHPAKYHPTMAPPSSGLRLGFTDIVKPTSSRSDALPGAIQSTPTKIAVPSSSFTFRQPGHLDMKLGPEAQRMMDQIRDQAAKIKVEMAAQREAEKAEEEQINNRKIATAKGKAGRFSSAHMNEFMKMDSIANHPSAFRAQSNRITPLKQGVKRSQSKANLDEPEHARSKQSTPVSTIPKANQRVDEVESPIKRARQHIEDDATTKRPISRDASAIPMPKSSSNMALPRSKSNLASLMTPTKSSLARSSSTIVKTPVRGSLLRSPSKPALGGLIKSATTSNIAAVTAVEKETTKTVEVKSSKAVLFTTDDLKSPKAGVSTAEPKSPEVAVEVKTPKSRFEQVKSLFRRSQASAAKPKSTIPMPSALGSKTPAPPRLEKELPPVPMTTPARKLTKRVAFTPDTQHAAMAQNSPSPVKSGVPVPAVRQPLGEVHYPSLDGVLAEQSAEDVSYPDLSTVRPLPDAPTETKAPSAEPSVPGTFSFRGDNTISFGGPSSSFGSSPGQASIRPVRPSILPTENMPGSFPRTSSSTTVSNKENEAPRTVFVALPHGMTNKKRHRVTSDEEEEEAEREAADRAAKKRKQVPEGDALLAPRLVAASAKKTGMQSASPRKMAALPGRAPGTPSPMKKKTTGGGISLSRLQALSRPKVRK
- a CDS encoding uncharacterized protein (EggNog:ENOG503Q3VJ; COG:S), coding for MAAENTSNWESKIQRNPHPDFKAVEASRPPFDTTKTFSYTQTPQPSWTFGAGANHLSTRQDKEKPHRQIDPYSPTRPAHLNYKLLISAIVPRPIAFVSTVSPDGKVTNLAPFSYFTVISHDPPLFIIGFASSLVNPDPTKAKDTLRQLDEVKECTINIISESFLEAANSTAINAPYGVSEWDVSGLTPVYDCEHVKAPRVKEAVFSIEGKLESLRGFESKSTPGKVSSTMAVVEGVKFWAREDAINEEGSLLDIEVLRPISRLGGITYGRVTEGMELPRPDFAKDLGGHEGAAKLERREQVN
- a CDS encoding uncharacterized protein (EggNog:ENOG503P9CP), with product MVFRGEDCVSLGWCFWHKACYGCLFCGCKNVVRGTPLKEWFEDDGTGEEDKAKEVDTVPMCINCLVDVQDQQGAEGEQVNEAEVVQKALRKVERAEGDNGLARGRWEGLRKGYNEKKIHLHRRVNEEGARSDFDEGGDQGNDQTTIYVSLSDPLGETSFRPSPTKGIPSFLQPSPASPVQSSHQVPVPTQQESRIRRHNVRSYSSRVSNNSHASTVRLEDRHFSTSDSNKTQYPHSEMLEVPSLQNTPPTSSPRRFIHRDAPFVSNQTLPSSPIQREAAPKDSLSHNSTTFSSYETPPEYPSSPVSSSGRQSQSLGADDPFTKIDSRMNRATSYNLFPTASHTGGTSTRQYSSYHSLRSNPSARVEPPVMSIHIHRTNPRMSTEYLQPQRQAHQSRSSPQLQPPPALSITPITTPPAPVVLIGNNTTPTNNPKQGFLRRTVSGRKRQKFPRGEDEEARMARISTGQNGSLATAPAVKVEPSDGRVQTPEMVATTATTVTTVTTTRGHQEIGQTIPIGALGGRDEKKGGSGGSGGSGSGNGGSSSKRRSVQADLLRRFFGR